In Hyla sarda isolate aHylSar1 chromosome 9, aHylSar1.hap1, whole genome shotgun sequence, the following proteins share a genomic window:
- the DDX39B gene encoding spliceosome RNA helicase DDX39B isoform X1 yields the protein MAETDVDNELLDYEDDEVDNQTGGDAPDITPKKEMKGSYVSIHSSGFRDFLLKPELLRAIVDCGFEHPSEVQHECIPQAILGMDILCQAKSGMGKTAVFVLATLQQLEPVTGQVSVLVMCHTRELAFQISKEYERFSKYMPSVKVAVFFGGLSIKKDEEMLKKSCPHIVVGTPGRILALARNKNLNLKHIKHFILDECDKMLEQLDMRRDVQEIFRMTPHEKQVMMFSATLSKEIRPVCRKFMQDPMEIFVDDETKLTLHGLQQYYVKLKDNEKNRKLFDLLDLLEFNQVVIFVKSVQRCIALAQLLVEQNFPAIAIHRGMQQEERLSRYQQFKDFQRRILVATNLFGRGMDIERVNIAFNYDMPEDSDTYLHRVARAGRFGTKGLAITFVSDEGDAKILNEVQDRFEVNISELPDEIDISSYIEQTR from the exons ATGGCAGAAACAGACGTGGACAATGAGCTGTTGGACTATGAAGATGATGAGGTCGACAACCAGACCGGGGGTGATGCTCCGGACATTACTCCCAAGAAAGAGATGAAGGGATCCTACGTGTCCATTCACAGCTCTGGATTCAGAGATTTTCTTCTAAAACCCGAGTTACTTCGTGCCATTGTAGACTGTGGGTTTGAGCATCCATCAGAAG ttCAACATGAGTGTATCCCTCAGGCCATCCTCGGCATGGACATTCTGTGTCAGGCAAAATCTGGCATGGGGAAAACAGCAGTGTTTGTCTTGGCCACATTACAGCAGCTGGAACCTGTTACAGGACAA GTTTCCGTGTTAGTCATGTGTCACACCAGAGAGCTGGCCTTTCAGATCAGCAAAGAGTATGAACGTTTCTCAAAATACATGCCATCTGTGAAG gtggcagtgtttTTTGGCGGCCTTTCAATTAAAAAGGATGAGGAGATGCTGAAGAAGAGCTGTCCCCATATTGTGGTGGGCACCCCAGGCCGAATTCTAGCGCTGGCAAGAAACAAGAACCTGAATCTGAAACACATCAAACACTTTATCTTGGATGAATGCGACAAGATGTTAGAACAGCTAG ACATGCGCAGAGATGTTCAAGAAATTTTCCGTATGACCCCTCATGAGAAGCAGGTCATGATGTTCAGCGCCACCCTGAGCAAGGAGATCCGCCCAGTCTGCCGGAAGTTCATGCAAGAT CCAATGGAAATCTTCGTGGATGACGAGACCAAGCTGACCCTTCATGGCCTGCAGCAATACTACGTCAAACTCAAGGACAATGAGAAAAACCGCAAACTTTTTGACCTCCTGGACTTGTTGGAGTTTAATCAG GTGGTCATCTTCGTCAAGTCCGTTCAACGCTGCATCGCTCTGGCTCAACTCTTGGTGGAACAGAACTTTCCAGCAATTGCTATTCATCGTGGGATGCAACAAGAGGAGAG ATTGTCCCGATACCAACAATTCAAGGATTTCCAGCGCAGAATTCTGGTGGCCACAAATTTGTTTGGTCGTGGGATGGATATTGAAAGAGTGAATATCGCTTTCAATTATGACATGCCGGAGGACTCTGATACCTATCTGCATAGG GTGGCACGAGCCGGCAGGTTTGGTACCAAGGGTCTCGCCATCACATTCGTCTCTGATGAGGGAGATGCAAAAATTCTGAATGAGGTTCAAGATCGTTTTGAGGTCAACATCAGCGAGCTGCCCGATGAGATTGACATTTCATCATACA TTGAACAGACGCGATGA
- the DDX39B gene encoding spliceosome RNA helicase DDX39B isoform X2: MAETDVDNELLDYEDDEVDNQTGGDAPDITPKKEMKGSYVSIHSSGFRDFLLKPELLRAIVDCGFEHPSEVQHECIPQAILGMDILCQAKSGMGKTAVFVLATLQQLEPVTGQVSVLVMCHTRELAFQISKEYERFSKYMPSVKVAVFFGGLSIKKDEEMLKKSCPHIVVGTPGRILALARNKNLNLKHIKHFILDECDKMLEQLDMRRDVQEIFRMTPHEKQVMMFSATLSKEIRPVCRKFMQDVVIFVKSVQRCIALAQLLVEQNFPAIAIHRGMQQEERLSRYQQFKDFQRRILVATNLFGRGMDIERVNIAFNYDMPEDSDTYLHRVARAGRFGTKGLAITFVSDEGDAKILNEVQDRFEVNISELPDEIDISSYIEQTR; the protein is encoded by the exons ATGGCAGAAACAGACGTGGACAATGAGCTGTTGGACTATGAAGATGATGAGGTCGACAACCAGACCGGGGGTGATGCTCCGGACATTACTCCCAAGAAAGAGATGAAGGGATCCTACGTGTCCATTCACAGCTCTGGATTCAGAGATTTTCTTCTAAAACCCGAGTTACTTCGTGCCATTGTAGACTGTGGGTTTGAGCATCCATCAGAAG ttCAACATGAGTGTATCCCTCAGGCCATCCTCGGCATGGACATTCTGTGTCAGGCAAAATCTGGCATGGGGAAAACAGCAGTGTTTGTCTTGGCCACATTACAGCAGCTGGAACCTGTTACAGGACAA GTTTCCGTGTTAGTCATGTGTCACACCAGAGAGCTGGCCTTTCAGATCAGCAAAGAGTATGAACGTTTCTCAAAATACATGCCATCTGTGAAG gtggcagtgtttTTTGGCGGCCTTTCAATTAAAAAGGATGAGGAGATGCTGAAGAAGAGCTGTCCCCATATTGTGGTGGGCACCCCAGGCCGAATTCTAGCGCTGGCAAGAAACAAGAACCTGAATCTGAAACACATCAAACACTTTATCTTGGATGAATGCGACAAGATGTTAGAACAGCTAG ACATGCGCAGAGATGTTCAAGAAATTTTCCGTATGACCCCTCATGAGAAGCAGGTCATGATGTTCAGCGCCACCCTGAGCAAGGAGATCCGCCCAGTCTGCCGGAAGTTCATGCAAGAT GTGGTCATCTTCGTCAAGTCCGTTCAACGCTGCATCGCTCTGGCTCAACTCTTGGTGGAACAGAACTTTCCAGCAATTGCTATTCATCGTGGGATGCAACAAGAGGAGAG ATTGTCCCGATACCAACAATTCAAGGATTTCCAGCGCAGAATTCTGGTGGCCACAAATTTGTTTGGTCGTGGGATGGATATTGAAAGAGTGAATATCGCTTTCAATTATGACATGCCGGAGGACTCTGATACCTATCTGCATAGG GTGGCACGAGCCGGCAGGTTTGGTACCAAGGGTCTCGCCATCACATTCGTCTCTGATGAGGGAGATGCAAAAATTCTGAATGAGGTTCAAGATCGTTTTGAGGTCAACATCAGCGAGCTGCCCGATGAGATTGACATTTCATCATACA TTGAACAGACGCGATGA